A window of Firmicutes bacterium HGW-Firmicutes-1 contains these coding sequences:
- a CDS encoding GNAT family N-acetyltransferase, whose translation MDIISVNNDNVDTEHICCAITDKKGECCVSSKKAWLKERYDDGLVFKKLNARGKVFIEYIPAENAWCPIIAENYMFINCFWVSGQFKGQGYANKLLEGCIDDARSKGKNGLVILSSKKKIPFLSDPKYLKYKGFEQCDSAEPYYELLYLPFELGNEKPRFKECCKKGVIDNQGMVLYYSNQCPHTEKYVKIIHDIAKQQDQSLKVLKLNTTSEAQSAPAPFTTYSLFYNGRFVTNEILSEKKFEQFLNDKDL comes from the coding sequence ATGGATATTATATCTGTGAACAATGATAATGTTGATACTGAACATATTTGTTGTGCCATTACAGATAAAAAAGGGGAATGCTGTGTATCGTCAAAAAAAGCATGGCTAAAAGAGCGCTATGATGATGGGCTTGTTTTTAAAAAGTTAAATGCTCGTGGTAAGGTTTTTATTGAATATATCCCAGCTGAAAATGCGTGGTGCCCAATCATAGCTGAAAATTATATGTTTATTAACTGTTTTTGGGTTTCAGGGCAATTTAAAGGACAAGGGTATGCAAATAAGTTATTAGAGGGATGTATAGATGATGCAAGATCAAAAGGTAAAAATGGTCTAGTTATCCTTTCTTCAAAAAAGAAAATACCATTTTTATCAGATCCTAAATATCTAAAGTACAAGGGCTTTGAACAATGCGATTCAGCAGAACCTTATTACGAGCTTTTGTATCTCCCATTTGAACTAGGCAATGAAAAGCCAAGATTCAAGGAGTGCTGTAAAAAAGGTGTTATTGATAATCAAGGTATGGTTTTGTATTATTCTAATCAATGCCCCCATACGGAGAAATATGTAAAAATCATTCATGATATTGCAAAGCAACAAGATCAATCATTAAAGGTACTTAAGCTCAATACAACAAGTGAGGCACAAAGTGCTCCCGCACCATTCACCACGTATAGTCTGTTTTATAATGGAAGATTTGTAACCAATGAAATATTATCTGAGAAAAAGTTCGAACAGTTTTTGAATGATAAGGATTTATAA
- a CDS encoding AraC family transcriptional regulator: MDYEIVYLEEKNVAGLKIRTSNSDPNMVNSIGGLWQEFFTKGIYQSIPNKYNDKSIGLYTNYESDDQGEYDMMVCCEVINSSKLPVGVYPQMIPAGKYAKFVVKGDMQKVVAEFWTKLWSMNLDRKFSSDFEEYQSGSDNIVEIHIYIALNSN, from the coding sequence ATGGATTATGAAATAGTATATTTAGAAGAAAAGAATGTTGCTGGATTGAAAATTAGAACAAGTAATAGCGACCCTAATATGGTTAACTCAATTGGTGGTCTTTGGCAAGAGTTTTTTACAAAGGGTATCTATCAGTCGATACCAAATAAATACAATGATAAAAGCATTGGCTTATATACGAATTATGAGAGCGATGATCAGGGTGAGTATGATATGATGGTTTGCTGTGAAGTAATTAATTCATCAAAGCTTCCGGTGGGTGTTTATCCTCAGATGATACCAGCTGGAAAATATGCAAAATTTGTTGTCAAAGGTGATATGCAGAAGGTTGTAGCTGAATTCTGGACCAAGCTGTGGTCAATGAATTTAGATAGAAAATTCAGCAGTGATTTTGAGGAATACCAAAGTGGCAGTGATAATATTGTTGAAATTCATATTTATATTGCCTTGAATTCTAATTGA
- a CDS encoding two-component system response regulator — translation MEKYKHTILIVDDAPDNLEILDGVLNEDYYIKVARSGKIALKIAEQTCPDLILLDIMMPEMDGYEVCKRLKCNPITKKIPIIFVSARNEVINEARGLEIGAVDYITKPINASIVLSRVRTHIALYNQKRELELQVLEKTRELIDTRVEIIRRLGIAAEFKDNVTGMHIYRVSHYCKTIALKYGFPESEANLLLDISPMHDIGKIGISDNLLLKPGKLTEEEFEIIKTHTLIGARIIGEHSSELLKTAKVIALEHHERWDGTGYPNGLKGEEINIFARITAVADVFDALTSKRPYKDAWTIHEASDYLKSQAGKHFDPNIITAFFFGLEDILKIKEKYSEE, via the coding sequence ATGGAAAAATATAAGCACACAATTTTGATAGTAGATGATGCACCTGATAATCTAGAAATTCTTGATGGTGTATTAAATGAGGATTATTATATTAAAGTAGCTAGAAGTGGTAAAATTGCTTTAAAAATTGCAGAACAAACATGTCCTGATCTCATTCTTTTAGATATAATGATGCCAGAAATGGACGGTTATGAGGTATGTAAAAGACTAAAATGCAATCCTATTACCAAAAAAATTCCTATTATATTTGTTTCTGCAAGAAACGAAGTTATTAATGAAGCCCGAGGATTGGAGATTGGAGCTGTGGATTATATCACAAAACCAATTAATGCCTCTATAGTGCTTTCTCGTGTAAGAACTCATATAGCATTATATAATCAAAAAAGAGAACTTGAATTACAAGTCCTTGAAAAAACCAGAGAATTAATAGATACCAGAGTTGAAATTATCAGAAGGCTTGGTATTGCAGCAGAATTCAAAGATAATGTGACAGGAATGCACATTTATAGAGTAAGCCATTATTGTAAAACGATAGCCTTAAAGTACGGCTTTCCTGAAAGTGAAGCAAATCTTTTATTAGATATTTCCCCGATGCATGATATAGGCAAAATTGGGATTTCAGATAATCTTTTATTAAAACCAGGTAAACTAACCGAAGAGGAATTTGAAATCATTAAAACGCATACATTAATTGGTGCGCGAATTATAGGTGAGCACAGTTCGGAGTTGTTAAAAACTGCTAAAGTAATTGCACTTGAACATCATGAAAGATGGGATGGTACAGGTTATCCTAATGGATTAAAAGGAGAAGAAATCAATATCTTCGCAAGAATTACTGCGGTTGCAGATGTGTTTGACGCACTTACAAGCAAAAGGCCATATAAAGATGCTTGGACTATACACGAAGCCTCAGATTACTTGAAATCACAAGCAGGCAAACATTTTGATCCCAATATTATTACAGCCTTCTTTTTTGGATTAGAGGACATTTTGAAAATTAAAGAAAAATATTCTGAGGAATAA